In one Gossypium hirsutum isolate 1008001.06 chromosome D09, Gossypium_hirsutum_v2.1, whole genome shotgun sequence genomic region, the following are encoded:
- the LOC107952231 gene encoding uncharacterized protein, which translates to MEAKSSSVQGSQRKNFSKSSFGASTRAYVINVKEYADLPKVITGIFSFLGNNIYALIDLGSTHSYICTKVIEDFSLEIKYFEANVLVTNPLGQSTIVNKLIRNCPLAFGEHVFLADLLLLSFHEFDASLGLDWLTRHNTMVDCRTRSVRLVNAESKEIVMFGKQIGLVNKIISAVIVQGEDANLSCIMDTSESMSEISQVPVVREFIDVFPGEFPEIPTEREI; encoded by the coding sequence ATGGAAGCTAAATCTAGTTCAGTTCAGGGATCACAGAGGAAGAATTTTAGTAAGTCAAGTTTCGGTGCATCAACTCGAgcttatgtgataaatgttaagGAATATGCAGATCTACCTAAGGTTATAACTggtattttttcttttcttggcaACAATATCTATGCTTTGATTGATCTagggtctactcattcttacatatgtacTAAGGTTATAGAGGATTTTAGTCTTGAGATAAAGTACTTTGAAGCGAATGTGCTTGTAACAAACCCTTTGGGGCAAAGCACTATAGTGAATAAGTTGATCAGGAATTGTCCATTGGCTTTTGGCGAGCATGTATTTTTGGCTGACTTGTTGTTGCTAAGTTTTCATGAGTTTGATGCCAGTTTGGGATTAGATTGGTTGACTAGACATAACACCATGGTTGATTGTCGAACTAGAAGTGTACGCTTAGTAAATGCTGAAAGTAAAGAGATAGTGATGTTTGGTAAACAGATTGGATTGGTGAACAAAATTATTTCTGCAGTGATTGTTCAGGGTGAAGATGCTAATCTCTCTTGCATCATGGACACATCTGAGTCTATGAGTGAGATTAGTCAAGTTCCTGTGGTTAGAGAGTTTATAGATGTATTTCCTGGGGAGTTTCCTGAAATACCTACTGAGAGAGAGATATAA